A region of Lycium barbarum isolate Lr01 chromosome 3, ASM1917538v2, whole genome shotgun sequence DNA encodes the following proteins:
- the LOC132634259 gene encoding probable calcium-binding protein CML15, translating to MMKKGGKQIMSRLKVDQLDQLKDIFSRFDMDDDGSLTHLELAALLRSLGLKPNGDQIHVLLANMDSNGNGAVEFDELVNAIMPDLINEEMLVDQGQLLEVFRSFDRDGNGYITLAELAGSMAKMGQPLSYRELTEMIKEADIDGDGVISFSEFATVMARSAAEFLGIPIS from the coding sequence atgATGAAGAAAGGAGGAAAACAAATTATGTCAAGGCTTAAAGTTGATCAACTTGACCAATTAAAGGACATATTTTCAAGATTTGACATGGACGATGATGGTAGCCTAACACATTTAGAGCTAGCAGCACTATTACGTTCACTGGGGCTAAAGCCAAATGGGGACCAAATTCATGTTCTATTAGCCAACATGGATTCTAATGGAAATGGTGCTGTGGAATTCGATGAACTTGTCAATGCCATTATGCCTGACTTAATTAATGAAGAAATGTTGGTAGATCAGGGGCAGCTTTTGGAAGTTTTTCGTTCGTTTGATCGCGATGGAAATGGTTACATTACGTTGGCTGAGTTGGCAGGATCAATGGCTAAAATGGGACAGCCATTGTCGTATCGTGAACTAACTGAGATGATCAAAGAGGCTGATATTGATGGAGATGGTGTTATTAGTTTTAGTGAATTTGCAACTGTTATGGCTAGGTCTGCTGCGGAATTTCTTGGCATCCCAATTTCATAA
- the LOC132634260 gene encoding uncharacterized protein LOC132634260: MATTASTVWPTEQVPLQQQQQQPQQSVPYPEAVPNNAWHSSGSIGPFFAVISVLFVLAILSCIVGRYCIKRKPATPLDSIKKRDCGFGWLRRKLCWQSTSYCDRSNEGKVQDVV, from the coding sequence ATGGCAACCACAGCTTCAACAGTTTGGCCGACTGAACAGGTACCActgcagcagcagcaacaacaacctcAACAATCAGTGCCATACCCTGAAGCAGTGCCAAACAACGCTTGGCATTCTTCAGGGTCCATAGGGCCATTTTTTGCTGTGATCTCTGTGTTATTCGTTCTCGCTATTCTTTCCTGTATCGTGGGAAGGTATTGTATTAAACGGAAGCCTGCAACGCCGTTGGATAGCATTAAAAAGAGAGATTGCGGATTTGGGTGGCTGAGGAGAAAATTATGCTGGCAGTCTACGAGTTATTGTGATCGTAGCAATGAGGGTAAGGTGCAAGATGTTGTTTGA